A part of Papaver somniferum cultivar HN1 unplaced genomic scaffold, ASM357369v1 unplaced-scaffold_118, whole genome shotgun sequence genomic DNA contains:
- the LOC113330312 gene encoding myb family transcription factor EFM-like, translated as MGSNLHELSLDYKPKNKTMNSVLREISVTGNNVSEKLQKIDEYVNKLEEELRKIDAFKRELPFCMLLLNDAIVALKDEITNVREENEKIKSEKKNWMSSAQLWSSSSSSNISGGGCSNIDYRKPVQITREVIDENPFSPFGISGLSSIMKKEEKVIQAVPIVSIMNPGIINKLHNGVSNAMFWSSKNNNNNSGAIFSASSGTNNVQSNLQRQQHPFQRKQRRCWSPELHRHFVSALQQLGGSQVATPKQIRELMHVDGLTNDEVKSHLQKYRLHVNRVPCVSSTLGSHSVVIVGDSWVAQDQYENGDFKSSDLQSGSPQGPLNLEGANCGISLTTGGNSTDDEGDRKSENYNAEDRGLADQQ; from the exons ATGGGTTCTAATTTGCATGAGCTTAGTTTAGACTACAAACccaaaaacaaaacaatgaacAGTGTTCTTAGAGAGATATCAGTAACTGGAAATAATGTATCTGAGAAATTACAAAAGATTGATGAATACGTTAACAAATTAGAAGAAGAATTGAGAAAGATTGATGCATTCAAACGTGAACTTCCTTTTTGCATGCTTCTCCTAAACGATG CTATTGTTGCATTGAAGGATGAGATAACTAATGtcagagaagaaaatgaaaaaataaagtcaGAGAAGAAGAATTGGATGAGTTCAGCTCAGCTATGGAGTAGTAGCAGTAGTTCTAACATTAGTGGTGGtggttgctcaaatattgattatAGGAAACCGGTACAAATTACTAGAGAAGTTATTGATGAAAACCCATTTTCTCCATTTGGAATTTCTGGTCTTTCTTCAATAatgaagaaggaagagaaagtgaTTCAAGCAGTACCCATAGTTTCCATTATGAATCCAGGAATTATTAATAAGCTTCACAATGGAGTTTCAAATGCTATGTTTTGGAGTtctaagaataataataataacagtgGTGCAATCTTTTCAGCTTCATCGGGAACTAACAATGTTCAATCAAATTTACAAAGACAACAACACCCATTTCAAAGAAAGCAAAGAAGATGTTGGTCACCTGAATTACATCGCCACTTTGTTTCTGCTTTGCAACAACTTGGAGGCTCACAAG TGGCTACTCCGAAGCAAATTAGAGAACTAATGCACGTTGATGGCCTAACAAACGATGAGGTGAAGAGTCATTTACAA AAATATCGGCTTCACGTGAACAGAGTTCCTTGTGTTTCGAGTACTCTTGGTAGTCATTCAGTCGTTATAGTAGGGGATTCATGGGTGGCACAAGATCAGTACGAGAACGGGGACTTTAAATCGAGTGATTTACAATCTGGGTCTCCGCAAGGTCCTTTGAATTTAGAAGGAGCAAATTGTGGAATTTCATTGACAACAGGTGGTAATAGTACAGATGATGAAGGTGATAGAAAGTCAGAAAACTATAATGCTGAAGACAGGGGATTGGCTGATCAACAATGA